A region of the Litchfieldia alkalitelluris genome:
GCGTACTTATTTATATCGAACTACTGTAAAGGAAGCTTGCTCCTATTTATCCATTCAAGTAATGTGAATAATTCATCTACAGGAATGTCCTTCAGTTTCAGTAAGATTGTTTTTGTCGTTGAAACACCTAATTGATTGATTAATTCAATTAATTCCTCGTCAATCTGACTCGTGATTTGATTAGAATAGGAGATAAGTTCTGTGGCAGGAACATCTAAGACTGTTGACAACTTTAGCAGGGTTTGAGTATCAGGTATGAGGTATCCAGTTTCATATTTTTTAATTGTACCTGGCCCAACTCTTACTTTAAATGCTAATTCCTGTTGATTCATCTGATTAAGTTCTCTTAAAATTCTTACCTTTTCTCCGAAGGTATGCATCGAATTCACCTCTTCTCTAATAATCGTGTACTTAAATATTTTGTTCCTCAATTAAATTTTAGCATCATAATTCCTTCTATAAACAGTCATTTATTGAAAATTCTGTGTTGTTTTTAATTTGGGGAAAGTTTACTAAATAACTAAATAATTAGACATAAAAAGGTAAAAACTATGAATACCTTTAAATACAATTTTTGATTATATGACAAAACTGTGATATAATTTAAAATTGCGTATAAATGTATGTATATAAATAAGATTTAGGAGTGTTTACATGTCAGAAAAATTTGCAGTTGGTAGTGTCGTTCAAGGTAAAGTTACTGGTATTCAACCATACGGAGCGTTCGTTGCTTTAGATGAATCAACACAAGGATTAGTTCATATCTCTGAGATTACTCATGGATATGTAAAGGATGTAAATGAGCATCTTAAGCTAGGAGATGAGGTTTCGGTTAAAGTTTTATCTATTGATGAAGCTGCAGGGAAAATTGGTCTTTCAATTCGTGCTACACAAGAAGCACCAGAGAAGAAGGAAGAAGCAAAGCCAAGAAAGCGTCAAGCTGCTCCTGTAAAGGTCGAAACAGAAACGCCACAAGGATTTAATACACTTAAAGAGAAGTTAGAAGAGTGGATTGAGCAATCAGATCAAGAGATCATTAAGAAGTAATACAGAAATGAGAAGGCCAAAGGTATATACCTTTGGCCTCTTTTTATACCTACCTAAGTTATCGAGTAGGTCTTGGTTCAGTTGTGGTTGCTGCTTCTGGTGATGGTTTGAATAGTAAACCAAGATTAATCAGTCCAGCAATTCCAACAAGACCATAAATGATTCTAGATAAAGCAGATGTTTGACCACCAAAGATAGCTGCAACTAGATCAAATTGGAAAAATCCAATTAACCCCCAGTTGACCGCTCCAATTATTGTAAGAACAAGTGCTATACGTTGAATAGTACTCATAAACATCCTCCTTTTTGAAAAAAATATCTTTCTTGTATAGAATTAGTAAAAGCATCAAAAATATTCATTAGTAAGTTAGAAAGTGTATTGCTTTACAATTATTTTTCAAAAGCTCATAATCAATAAAAAGAGGAGGGATATAATGGAGAATTTTACATTTCATAATCCAACAAAATTAATTTTTGGAAAAGGGCAATTAGAGCAATTAAAGAATGAATTACCACAGTATGGTAATAAGGTGTTGCTTGTTTATGGTGGAGGAAGTATAAAGCGAAATGGCCTCTATGATAATGTATTATCACTTTTGAAGGAAATTGATGCTGAAGTCTTTGAATTGGCAGGTGTGGAACCAAATCCTAGGGTATCGACTGCAAGAAAAGGAATTGAGATTTGTAAAAACGAAGGAATCGATGTTCTTTTAGCTGTAGGTGGTGGGAGTGTTATTGACTGCACAAAAGCGATTGCTGCAGGTGCTAAGTATGATGGAGATGTTTGGGACTTCATGACAAGAAAAGCTGTAGCAAAAGAAGCGCTACCTTTTGGAACCGTATTAACATTAGCAGCTACTGGCTCTGAAATGAATGCAGGCTCTGTTATAACCAACTGGGAAACAAATGAAAAGTTTGGTTGGGGTAGTGGTGCAACATTTCCAAAATTCTCGATTTTAGATCCTGTTCATACATATAGCGTACCAAAAGACCAAACTATATATGGAATTGTAGATATGATGTCACATGTTCTGGAACATTATTTTCATCATGTTCAAAATACACCATTGCAGGACCGATGGTGTGAATCAATCTTAAAAACAGTGATGGAAGCGGGTCCAAAATTGGTCGAGGACTTAGAAAATTATGAGCTTCGTGAAACAATTCTTTACTGTGGTACGATGGCTCTAAATGGTATGGTAAATATGGGATACCGTGGGGATTGGGCAACTCATAACATTGAACATGCAGTTTCCGCTGTGTATGATATTCCTCATGGTGGTGGACTGGCAATTATCTTCCCTAACTGGATGAAGTACAACCTAGATGTCAATGTATCACGATTTAAGCAGCTTGCTGAGCGAGTATTTGACGTTGATCCAACCGGCAAGTCAGAGCGAGATGTTGCACTTGAAGGAATTGAAAAGCTCCGTGAATTCTGGAATAGCATTGGTGCACCTGCACGTTTAGCTGATTATGAAATCGGTGATGATCAGTTAGAAGTAATGGCAGAGAAAACTGTAATATTCGGTGAATTCGGTAACTTTAAGAAGTTGAATAAAGAGGATACACAAGAAATTCTTAGAGCATCGCTTTAAGAATTGTCATTTCCCCTGCTGGGTTTCAGTGGGGGTTTTAATGTAGAATCGATCATAACGTAAACATTTGCTTAGGTGAAGAACTGAGGGATGAATTTCCTCTATTTTTTAATTTCGTCACGCTAAGTGTAGTAAAACAAAAGATTCATGAAAAATTAAAAAGTGGTTACGCTTACATAGAAGGGATGTTCTTGATTTAAGGACGATGTTTCGATAAAGTGAGAAGTGCAGATAAAATTATAATATAGATTTGGAGGGCGTTATGAATGACACATGTAACTTTTGATTATACAAAAGCACTATCCTTCATTAACGAACATGAAATTACATATTTACGTGATGCAGTAAAGGTAGCGCATCATTCACTACATGAAAAGACAGGAGCAGGGAATGACTTCTTAGGTTGGATTGACTTGCCTGTGGATTATGATAAAGAAGAATTTAGTCGTATCGAAAAAAGTGCTGAAAAGATTAAGTCTGATTCAGATGTTTTACTTGTAATTGGCATTGGTGGATCTTACTTAGGTGCAAGAGCTGCAATTGAGATGTTAAACCACTCTTTTTATAACTCTTTAACAAAAGAACAACGCAAAACTCCTCAGGTTGTGTTCGTTGGTAACAATATTAGTTCTACATACATGAAAGACTTAATGGATTTACTTGAAGGAAAAGATTTTTCTATTAATGTTATTTCAAAATCAGGCACAACGACTGAGCCTGCAATTGCTTTCCGTATTTTCCGTAAGTTGCTTGAAGAAAAGTATGGCAAGGAAGAGTCTAAAGGTCGCATTTATGCAACGACAGATAAAGCTCGCGGGGCATTAAAAACATTAGCTTCTGAAGAGGGTTATGAAACATTTGTGATTCCTGATGATGTTGGTGGTCGTTACTCTGTTTTAACAGCTGTAGGACTTCTACCAATTGCCGTTAGTGGGGCAAATATCGCAGCAATGATGGAAGGTGCTGCTGTTGCAAGCAAGGATTTCTCTAAGTCAGAACTAGAAGAAAATCCGGCATATCAGTATGCTGCGGTTCGTAATGCTTTATACAATAAAGGGAAAACAATTGAAATGCTTATTAATTACGAGCCAGGACTTCAATATTTCTCTGAGTGGTGGAAACAACTATTTGGTGAAAGTGAAGGGAAGGACCAAAAAGGGATTTTCCCATCTTCAGCAAATTTCTCAACAGATCTACATTCTCTTGGGCAATATGTTCAAGAAGGACGCCGTGATCTTTTTGAGACAGTACTTCATGTGGAAAAATCTCGTCACGAATTAACAATTGAAGCGGAAGACAATGATCTTGATGGCCTTAATTATTTGGCTGGAAAATCAGTAGACTTCGTAAATAAAAAAGCTTTTGAAGGAACAATGCTAGCCCACACTGACGGTGGAGTTCCTAACTTAATTGTTAACTTACCGGAACTAAATGAATATACATTTGGATACTTAGTGTATTTCTTCGAAAAGGCATGCGCAATGAGTGGATACTTACTTGGAGTTAATCCATTTGACCAACCAGGTGTAGAAGCTTACAAGGTAAACATGTTTGCTCTCCTTGGAAAGCCTGGATTTGAGGAAAAGAAAGCAGAACTTGAAAAACGTTTATAATAAGTATTTGAGAGACTCTATCGATTGATAGGGTCTCTTACATTTCCAAGAGAGGGACAAATGTTTTAGGCATCATCACCTCGGTGATAAGTTGATCATAATGGTAAGCTAAAAGTGCTATGCTAGTAGCCGATATGACCAAAGTCCAAAGTGCTTTTCTTATATTTTTAAATATTATTGGACAACCTAAGGGTAGAAATTTTCTCGAGGAGGTTTTTTAATGATACCAGTACCTTCCAGGGTAGAAGGATATTCTTCGCAGTTATATTATATAGAGAATGCCTTAAAGCCTTTAGGTTATACAATCGGTGGAAACTGGGACTATGATCATGGATATTTTGATTATAAAATAGATGATGAAGTAGGATACCAATTTTTGCGTGTGCCTTTTGAAGCTATTGACGGACAACTTGATTCTCATGGAGTCATCGTTCAAATAGGCCGCCCTTTCCTTTTATCACACAAATATCAAGTAGGGCTTGATGACCATGTCGAATCTGATATGGATGGGCTATCGGCATTGGTTGATCAATTTCAGGAACCACAAGATCCTGATGCCTCTTTTCCAGAAAAGTATGTTGATTTAGGGAAAGCACTAGTTCAGGAATTAGAAGCCGTATTATTAGATTAATAAGAGAAAGGATTTGTTTGGATATAAAAAACCAAAACAAATCCTTTTTTATTAGTCTTTTATCACTAGTAATTCATCCTGAGGTTCTATGGTCAGGTTAAGAGAAGGATTAACGAGTGTCTCTTCTCCTTTTTTTACTCCAATAAGTAAAATACTCATAGTTTGTAAAATTCGGCTGCATTCCCCAAAAGTTTTCCCAGTTAGGTCGTTGCTTGTGGGAAGATATTTAAGCTTGCTCCCTTTTAATTGATCCAACATGATTAACAGTGCCTCTGACATACCATGTGAAATGATGCTATTAATCATGACATAGCTAGATAATTTATTTGTTTGGATTACTTCATCAGCTCCAGCTCTTTTGGCGTTAGTAACTTGGTTGGCTGTTAATATTTCGACCACACTATAAATATTAGGGTTAATCCCTTTTACGGCAATCAACGTTAAAATTGTAGACATATCAGCTTGATGTTCATCTCTGTTTTGGTCAGAAGTGATAAGAATGGATTCCGCCGTTTCCGCATTGGCTTTTAAAAGGACATCATCAGTAGTAGGATTCCCTTTTATAAAATGAGTATGGTTTGAAGGTGCAGGGTTTTGTTTTAACGTTTCATCAATCAAAATGATGTCAATGGGTGGTTGAATTGCAAGTAGTTGAGAAATCGTTTGTTTAGCTCTCTCATTCCAACCGACTATTATCACATGTTTGTTCCCTTGATAAGACGATTTGCCTTCTAAATATGCATTCTGATTTGTTACAGCTGTAGTTGCAAGAGTCACAAAGTACGTAGTCACAAATCCCGTTCCTATTAAAATAAGTAAAATACCGATTAATCTACCAGTAATACTTGATGGTACAAAGTCACCAAAACCAACAGTAGATGTTGTAACAAAGGCCCACCAAACACCATCAAAGAAGGTTGGATAATTTGTAGGCTCTAAAAGATGGATTAGAGCACCAAATAATAAGTTAACACTAAAAATGATTAATAAAATTCTAGGTAGGATTGGCCATCTAAGAAAACTGGCTAATAAACTGGATGTTTTCAATAAAGTTACACCTCTTCCTTAGGAAGGAAGGCGAGAATTTCTTTTATAATTGTATTTATTCGCCGTGTGATTTCTTCTTCTCCAACACTTGATTTTGCTTTTTCAATAGCGTCAATTACCTCTTGGTCAAATTGGATGATTGGTCGATCTTCTTCAGCTTCATTATATAGTGCGATGATTTCGTCCAAACCTTCATTTAACTTATCAATCGAACCACTTAACGACTTTTTCTCATCGTCTGATAATTTCATTGAATGCCACTCCTTGGTTTCTAGTTCTGAAGATTAGTTTGTACAAATTACCAAAAAGTGTTGCATAAAAAAGGTAAGAAATTAAGAAACTAAAAATTGAATTAAAAGCTAACATAAAAAGGAGGATTTTAGATGGATATCAAACGAGCAAAACAAATCCTATCTTCACCAGAAGATATTACTGTCCATTATCATGGTCAATCAATCTGGATTGATGGTTGTGATGAGGAAAACGGATTATGTACTGTACATATGAGAGGTAATGAAAATGAAAAAAGTTCAGTTGAAGTAGAAGAATTAGAAGAAGTTTAATTTTATTCGGAGTTACCTTTGTTAGAAAATGTTGCTGTGCAAAAGACTCTAAGACAATGAGTATAGTCTTTAGAACCAAAGTTGAAAAAAGCTCTAACACCTCGAATATGTTAGAGCTTTTTTTATAAAAATAGGGGGTAAATTATTTCTTTCTCTTGTTATGGTGTACAAGAGAATTGTGAGAGAAATGATTTACAATAAATTAGACGAACCAACTAAAAAAAGGTTACAAACTTTTTTGTGGAAATTTCATAAATTCTGGGTTTGACAAGATAAATAATTTTAAGTTATCACTTAAGTTATTTTTGTGAAGTTCATCAATTGTAAAAGTAATCGTTTTATTTAGTACAAAGTCAGTTACTGTAATGAGAAGTTGACCTGCTAAATAATTTGCGTATAAGAATGCATATTCCATAGTACCACCTTTGGTAAGAAATTAAATAGATGTTTTTTACATCACGAATTTAATTGTATTCAGATGGTCAACAATAAATGTCATCATATTTATCTTTTTGACAATTTGACACAAAAAGGGCTATTTCTCACACTTGTTTAATGAGAAATAGCCCCTGACTTTTACTTATTTTTTCTTCTTGTTTTGTTTTTCAGCTTCAAAATCGGTGTAAGATGCAAATTCAACTAGTTCCTCGCTGGTTCTTTGTCCTTCTTTTACATTATTATTGCGCTGAGCATTAGGGTTCCCTTTTTTTACTCTTCCCATCGTAGTCAACTCCATTTCATCGTTTATCATCTTTAGTATGATTCCAATACAAAATAATATGTAGGTTTATCATAACTAAAAGCCTTGTAGAAAAGGGCTATATTCATATCCATTTCCTTTATTTAATATAAATATAGAAAAAGGGAGTGGTTAGTCTGTGGAATTATTCTTATACACCAATGAATGTTTACAGTTATTATGTAGGAGCGAATCCAATTACTTCATTTAATCCAACAATGAAATACCCGCGAATAGCAAAAGAGGTTACATTAAGTCCTTTTTGTTCAATAATAGGTGATGTTTTAATTGATCGAAATGTATACATCGGTCCGCATGTAAGTATAAGGGCTGATGAGGGAACTCCCTTTAGGATAGGGAAAAATAGTAATCTTCAAGACGGAGTCATTCTTCACGGTATTAAGAATGAGCGAGTTGAGATTAATAACAAAATGTATTCGATCTATATTGATGAGGAAGTTTCATGTGCACATGGGGCGTTAATTCATGGTCCCTGTTATTTAGGGGAAAAAGTGTTTGTTGGTTTTAACGCGATTATATATCATGCAAAGATTTTAGAAGGCTCTTATATATCAGCAGGTGCGGTGGTGACAAATGGAGTAGTGATTCCAAAAAAGTCCTTTGTTCCTCCAGGTGCAACCATAGACACTCAGGAAAAAGCAGATTCATTAGCAAAAGTTCCATTAGATAAACAAACGTTTGCGAATGAGGTCCAACGAGTCAATCAAGAGTTTCCAGCGGCCTATTCTATGTTCTTTGGGAATCGTAGATGCTCTTGTGGGATGACTTATTCGGACTGAAACTTTCTTCAGTTCTCCATGGTGCGAATATTTCATTAGCATGGAAGTCTACCCTGAAAAAAGAAATGCGGAAGGCGCTCGATCATCGGCGACAGGCACAAGGCGAGACTGCTAGAAGGTTGTTCTTTAACCTTCTAGGGTGGATTGACTTAGACCTGAGAGCCGATAGCGCCTGGAGCTAGACACTAAGCTAAGTATAATTTTTCATCCTCCATGGTGCTAATTTTAATTAGCATAGAAGTCTACCCTGAAAATAACTTTGGTTGGGGAGTTCCATGAGCTGCGATCCACTTGCTTTCCGCGGGGTGGTCCGTGAGCCTCCTCGTCGCCAGGGGCTCAGCTCCTGTGGGGTCTCACGAGACCACTATATCCCGCAGGAGTCAAGTGGCTCTCCGCTCATTCCACACTGAGGAGGAAACATTTTTTCAACCCTGAAAATACTTAGGTCGGAGAGTTTCATTCCCTTACTAATGCCCAAACCCTAAGAGAGAGAATGAAAAGAGTTGTTTGATTCCCTTACTAATGCCCAAAGCCCAACAAAGGGAATGAAAGGCACTGTTTGATTCCCTTTCTCATGCCCAAAGCCCAACAAAGGGAATGAAAGGCACTGTTTGATTCCCTTTCTCATGCCCAAAGCCCAACAAAGGGAATGAAAGGCATTGTTTGATTCCCTTTCTCATGCCCAAAGCCCAACAAAGGGAATGAAAGGCATTGTTTGATTCCCTTTCTCATGCCAAAAGCCTATGAAAGGGAATGAAAGATATTCGAGACCGTGAGACCAGTAGATGACTAGTTGCTCTCCCTCCACACTGATGAACAAAACATTTTCATTCTCCATGGTGCTAAATAATTGTTTAGCATGGAAGTCTACCCTGAAAATACATAATGATGTAGAGTTCTATGAGCTGCAATCCACTTGCTTTCCGCGGGGTGGTCCGTGAGCCTCCTCGTCGCCAGGGGCTCAGCTCCTGCGGGATCTCACGAGACCACTGGATCCCGCAGGAGTCAAGTGGCTCTCCGCTCATTCCACACTGAGTAAGTACCTATTTTCATTCTCCGTGGTGCGAATAAAATTAGCATAGATGTCTACCCTGAAAATAACATAGTTTGTGGAATTCCATGAGCTGCGATCCACTTGCTTTCCGCGGGGTGGTCCGTGAGCCTCCTCGTCGCCAGGGGCGGGCTCCTGCGGGGTCTCACGAGACCACTGGATCCCGCAGGAGTCAAGTGGCTCTCCGCTCATTCCACACCAAGTAGTAAGCTTTTCATTCACCATGTGCGAAATACTTATTTAGCATATTAGTCTATTCAGAAAGTAATGTGGTTTCATTCTTGGCTCAATTCGGCTATTAACACGACACTCCATTTTTTATCATATATGCTTGTCCCTATGAATATAAATGATAAAAATACGGTGTAAAGGAGAATGGTTAATGGCTTATGTAGGTTCGAAGGGCTGGTATGTTCAACAATTAAAGGAAAATGGTTATTCAATTCATCCAACAGGTAGAAGAAAATTAGAAAGCTATAAAACGTCTGTTTTGCATAATCTATATAAAGATTTAGTTGTTTCAAAAAAGTGATAACAAAAATCAATAAAGGGGAAAAGAACCCTTATATCGTCTGTTATTTAAGAAAAGTCCAATCAATTGAGTTGATTGGACTTTTTGAATTTTACAGTGTTGATTTCTACATTAAATTAGGAGGTAATGGCTTATCTTGAAGTACTGAAGGCAGTGTATCATGAATGTATAACGGAGCAGGCTTAAGTACTGGTTTTTTTCCAAAAGGCTGTGGATTTTCAACATATTGGAATACACCTTCACCATCAATACTTGGGCCATTAGCCCAACGCCCTGTTGCACTTTCATTTCCTCTTGAATAGTTAAATAACACATGTGATACTTCGCGTTTTTCTAACTCACGTGGGAATGTACTCGGTACCACAACATTCTCTTTTGATTCTAGCTCGTAAATTGCAGCTAGCCATTGGTTTTGGTGCATCGTATCGCGAGCAATTAACCATGAGAGCATATCCTTTACACCACGGTCGGTTGTGGATTCATATAAACGAACAGCCTGTAATCTACCTTGAGATTCTGAGTTTAAGTTTGCACGGAAATCTGCTAATAAATTTCCACTTGCGATGATATAATCTGCAGTCCATCTGTTTCCAACACTATCTGCTGGCATAGCTCCAAGACCAGAAACAATTGCATGTTGAGGATTCATTCCACCTAGAATTGCACCAATTACTGGATCCTTAGCTGCTACCTCAAGATCTCCAACTGGAGCTCCATCTAAAAGTCGAGCAATCATGGTAGCAAGCATTTCAATATGTGCTAATTCCTCTGCACCAGTATCCATCAGTAAGTCTTTGTATTTTCCATCCCCACGAGTATTCCAGCCTTGGAATAAGTATTGAAGTGCAACTGAAATTTCACCAAATTGACCACCTAATATCTCTTGAAGCTTGCGAGCGAAAATTGGATCTGGACAATCTGGTTTAGCTCTGTACTGTAATTCTTTAATATGATAAAACATTGTATTGTATGACCTACCTTTCTCGGGACATTTGAAGAATGAACCCATTTTCTTGGTCATGATATTCATTAAAAGAAGGATAGGTGTCTAAAAAATACAAAAAATGCATTAGAAAAGTGAATTAGTTCTATTTAAACACTTCAGCCAGATTAGATAGTTCAGCCTTAGATTTCATGGTCAAAGATAGTCCTTCACGATAATTCTCTGTTTCTCCGTTTTCAAAAGAATGTAAGAGCATTATCAAACCATCAATATATTGAGTCATGATTTGTTTATAGTCTTCTTTTAAACGAAGAAGATTCTGATCCTTAGGGTCAAACCGTGTTTGAATATCTCTAAGTAACGGAACTACCTCTTCGTACGCAATATGCATAGCATCTACTGCACCTTCTAATGCATCGGTTTTTTGATATTCACTTAATAAAAAGTCTAATTCCTTAACAACTTGGTTTGACATTAAAATATTGTTCTCTAACGCTTCATATAATACCTGGTCACCCTTATCTTGATAGGAGTCAGATAAAAGAGAATGATAGAGAAGGTATTCGTTTATAAGCTGAGTTTTTTCTGGAATGGTTTGATGAGATTCGCTCGTTTTTCCTGGAGTGTAAATTAAAAAGATACTCCCTAGAATCGTTACAGTAATAATGGTGAGAGATAGAGGTACTAGTTTCATAAAAATTCCTCCAAATGAAATGGTATATTTCTATTTATGTAACTTGTCCATTGGTTATGTTTAAAAAGGGAAAAATTAACCCGTTAGATATATTTTTTAATAGATGCAAAAAAGCTCTCTCTAATAAGAGAAAGCTTAAAGATATTTATGAATCAGGTGACCAAAGTACTTCCGTCAGATTACTATTAAAAAGATTTGTATCAATATTACAAGTCTCTGCATCAAGTCCATATTGCCAGCCCCAGGCTAAAGACCCTTCAGGAGCTTGTGGATTATATTCAGGCGCATTTTCTTTAGTTGTAATTCCTACATTTGGTGCAGCCGTCCAAATGTAATTAGTATCAAGAATTTCTTCATTTGCCTCAGCAGCTTCATTATAGGCAATAGTCAATTCGCGGTCTGGATCGAATATGCCATAAATTCCTGATTCATACCCAGATTCAGAAATGGTATCAAACCAGCCTCTAATAAAATCTGAATCAACAGGGAAA
Encoded here:
- a CDS encoding DUF2639 domain-containing protein, producing the protein MAYVGSKGWYVQQLKENGYSIHPTGRRKLESYKTSVLHNLYKDLVVSKK
- a CDS encoding atypical membrane-integrating protein (Mistic protein) encodes the protein MKLSDDEKKSLSGSIDKLNEGLDEIIALYNEAEEDRPIIQFDQEVIDAIEKAKSSVGEEEITRRINTIIKEILAFLPKEEV
- a CDS encoding manganese catalase family protein, producing the protein MFYHIKELQYRAKPDCPDPIFARKLQEILGGQFGEISVALQYLFQGWNTRGDGKYKDLLMDTGAEELAHIEMLATMIARLLDGAPVGDLEVAAKDPVIGAILGGMNPQHAIVSGLGAMPADSVGNRWTADYIIASGNLLADFRANLNSESQGRLQAVRLYESTTDRGVKDMLSWLIARDTMHQNQWLAAIYELESKENVVVPSTFPRELEKREVSHVLFNYSRGNESATGRWANGPSIDGEGVFQYVENPQPFGKKPVLKPAPLYIHDTLPSVLQDKPLPPNLM
- a CDS encoding YugN-like family protein, which codes for MIPVPSRVEGYSSQLYYIENALKPLGYTIGGNWDYDHGYFDYKIDDEVGYQFLRVPFEAIDGQLDSHGVIVQIGRPFLLSHKYQVGLDDHVESDMDGLSALVDQFQEPQDPDASFPEKYVDLGKALVQELEAVLLD
- the yugI gene encoding S1 domain-containing post-transcriptional regulator GSP13; translated protein: MSEKFAVGSVVQGKVTGIQPYGAFVALDESTQGLVHISEITHGYVKDVNEHLKLGDEVSVKVLSIDEAAGKIGLSIRATQEAPEKKEEAKPRKRQAAPVKVETETPQGFNTLKEKLEEWIEQSDQEIIKK
- a CDS encoding LbetaH domain-containing protein, whose translation is MNVYSYYVGANPITSFNPTMKYPRIAKEVTLSPFCSIIGDVLIDRNVYIGPHVSIRADEGTPFRIGKNSNLQDGVILHGIKNERVEINNKMYSIYIDEEVSCAHGALIHGPCYLGEKVFVGFNAIIYHAKILEGSYISAGAVVTNGVVIPKKSFVPPGATIDTQEKADSLAKVPLDKQTFANEVQRVNQEFPAAYSMFFGNRRCSCGMTYSD
- a CDS encoding H-type small acid-soluble spore protein; the protein is MDIKRAKQILSSPEDITVHYHGQSIWIDGCDEENGLCTVHMRGNENEKSSVEVEELEEV
- a CDS encoding potassium channel family protein; this translates as MKTSSLLASFLRWPILPRILLIIFSVNLLFGALIHLLEPTNYPTFFDGVWWAFVTTSTVGFGDFVPSSITGRLIGILLILIGTGFVTTYFVTLATTAVTNQNAYLEGKSSYQGNKHVIIVGWNERAKQTISQLLAIQPPIDIILIDETLKQNPAPSNHTHFIKGNPTTDDVLLKANAETAESILITSDQNRDEHQADMSTILTLIAVKGINPNIYSVVEILTANQVTNAKRAGADEVIQTNKLSSYVMINSIISHGMSEALLIMLDQLKGSKLKYLPTSNDLTGKTFGECSRILQTMSILLIGVKKGEETLVNPSLNLTIEPQDELLVIKD
- a CDS encoding iron-containing alcohol dehydrogenase, which gives rise to MENFTFHNPTKLIFGKGQLEQLKNELPQYGNKVLLVYGGGSIKRNGLYDNVLSLLKEIDAEVFELAGVEPNPRVSTARKGIEICKNEGIDVLLAVGGGSVIDCTKAIAAGAKYDGDVWDFMTRKAVAKEALPFGTVLTLAATGSEMNAGSVITNWETNEKFGWGSGATFPKFSILDPVHTYSVPKDQTIYGIVDMMSHVLEHYFHHVQNTPLQDRWCESILKTVMEAGPKLVEDLENYELRETILYCGTMALNGMVNMGYRGDWATHNIEHAVSAVYDIPHGGGLAIIFPNWMKYNLDVNVSRFKQLAERVFDVDPTGKSERDVALEGIEKLREFWNSIGAPARLADYEIGDDQLEVMAEKTVIFGEFGNFKKLNKEDTQEILRASL
- a CDS encoding helix-turn-helix domain-containing protein; its protein translation is MRNKIFKYTIIREEVNSMHTFGEKVRILRELNQMNQQELAFKVRVGPGTIKKYETGYLIPDTQTLLKLSTVLDVPATELISYSNQITSQIDEELIELINQLGVSTTKTILLKLKDIPVDELFTLLEWINRSKLPLQ
- a CDS encoding glucose-6-phosphate isomerase; this translates as MTHVTFDYTKALSFINEHEITYLRDAVKVAHHSLHEKTGAGNDFLGWIDLPVDYDKEEFSRIEKSAEKIKSDSDVLLVIGIGGSYLGARAAIEMLNHSFYNSLTKEQRKTPQVVFVGNNISSTYMKDLMDLLEGKDFSINVISKSGTTTEPAIAFRIFRKLLEEKYGKEESKGRIYATTDKARGALKTLASEEGYETFVIPDDVGGRYSVLTAVGLLPIAVSGANIAAMMEGAAVASKDFSKSELEENPAYQYAAVRNALYNKGKTIEMLINYEPGLQYFSEWWKQLFGESEGKDQKGIFPSSANFSTDLHSLGQYVQEGRRDLFETVLHVEKSRHELTIEAEDNDLDGLNYLAGKSVDFVNKKAFEGTMLAHTDGGVPNLIVNLPELNEYTFGYLVYFFEKACAMSGYLLGVNPFDQPGVEAYKVNMFALLGKPGFEEKKAELEKRL
- a CDS encoding DUF378 domain-containing protein, producing MSTIQRIALVLTIIGAVNWGLIGFFQFDLVAAIFGGQTSALSRIIYGLVGIAGLINLGLLFKPSPEAATTTEPRPTR